Proteins co-encoded in one Pogoniulus pusillus isolate bPogPus1 chromosome 15, bPogPus1.pri, whole genome shotgun sequence genomic window:
- the BTG1 gene encoding protein BTG1, which translates to MHPALYTRASMIREIAAAVGFISKFLRTKGLMNERQLQTFSQSLQELLAEHYKHHWFPEKPCKGSGYRCIRINHKMDPLIGQAAQRIGLSSQELFQLLPSELTLWVDPYEVSYRIGEDGSICVLYEAAPAGGSQTNSNVQMVDSRISCKEELLLGRTSPSKSYNMMTVSG; encoded by the exons aTGCATCCCGCCCTGTACACCCGGGCCAGCATGATACGTGAGATCGCCGCGGCCGTGGGCTTCATCTCCAAGTTTTTGCGGACCAAGGGACTGATGAACGAGCGGCAGCTGCAGACCTTCAgtcagagcctgcaggagctgctggcag AACATTACAAGCACCACTGGTTCCCAGAAAAGCCCTGCAAGGGATCGGGTTACCGATGCATCCGGATCAACCACAAAATGGATCCTCTGATTGGGCAGGCGGCGCAGCGGATCGGATTGAGCAGTCAGGAACTcttccagctgcttcccagcgaACTCACTCTATGGGTTGACCCCTACGAAGTGTCCTATCGGATCGGGGAGGATGGCTCCATCTGTGTGCTCTACGAAGCTGCGCCAGCAGGAGGTAGCCAAACTAACAGCAACGTGCAAATGGTAGACAGCAGGATAAGCTGTAAGGAGGAACTCCTCTTGGGCAGAACCAGCCCTTCCAAAAGCTACAATATGATGACTGTATCGGGTTAA